Proteins co-encoded in one Corylus avellana chromosome ca9, CavTom2PMs-1.0 genomic window:
- the LOC132191694 gene encoding beta-galactosidase 15, whose protein sequence is MASSSIFLLISAFFLFTLPLFALNVSHDGRAITIDGERRILLSGSIHYPRSTPGMWPSLIKQAKEGGLNTIETYVFWNAHEAQRRQYDFSGNLDLIRFLKTIQDEGLYAVLRIGPYVCAEWNYGGFPVWLHNIPGIKFRTKNDVFMNEMSNFTTVIVDMMKHEKLFASQGGPIIISQIENEYGNVIGSYGNDGKEYVQWCANLAQSYQTGGPWVMCQQSDAPSPMINTCNGWYCDQFTPNNPSSPKMWTENWTGWFKGWGLQDPHRTTEDLAYAVARFFQYGGTFQNYYMYHGGTNFGRTSGGPYITTSYDYDAPLDEYGNLNQPKWGHLKQLHLLLKSMEKVLTHGSVRSIEYGNKTTATIYSYDGKSSCFFGNGNAEEDATINFENTIYTVPAWSVTILPDCFTEVYNTAKVNSQTSVMVKKENAADDLEEPFGLKWQWRDEGFEHSNKNGLIEDSLMTVEQLLEQKSVTNDTSDYLWYITSFNVKNTDPILGKDTTLQVKTGGHIIHAFVNGRHVGSQHAQNGKYNFTFESKIKLNVGRNEIVLLSVTVGLAHYGPNFDLVQTGISGPVNIVGRERIDDDLAQKLGDEKYIMQEVTKELAFNKWTYKIGLRGERQQLHDPLHSHRWRWFGDNLPTNKMFVWYKTTFKAPTGSDPVAVDLMGLGKGHAWVNGHSIGRYWPSYLASEDGCSPTCDYRGEYSNGKCMTNCGKPSQRWYHVPRDFLNGDDNTLVVFEEFGGNPWNVKFQTVTVGSACANAYEGNTLELACQGGNVISQIRFASFGSPKGACGSFGAGKCESPSALSAIQKACIGKERCSIDVSESYLGPTGCKETNKLAIEIIC, encoded by the exons ATGGCGTCCTCCTCCATTTTCTTATTGATCTCTGCTTTCTTTTTATTCACTTTGCCTTTATTTGCCCTTAATGTTTCACATGATGGAAGAGCAATTACCATTGATGGAGAAAGGAGAATTCTACTCTCTGGTTCAATTCATTATCCCCGTAGCACTCCTGGa ATGTGGCCATCCTTGATTAAACAAGCAAAAGAGGGTGGTTTAAACACAATTGAGACTTACGTTTTTTGGAATGCCCATGAAGCTCAACGTCGTcag taTGACTTTTCAGGAAATCTTGACCTTATAAGATTTCTCAAAACCATACAAGATGAAGGGCTTTATGCCGTTCTTAGGATTGGGCCATACGTGTGTGCAGAATGGAATTATGG AGGGTTTCCAGTGTGGTTGCACAACATTCCAGGCATCAAGTTCAGGacaaaaaatgatgtgtttatg aaCGAGATGTCAAATTTTACGACGGTGATTGTGGACATGATGAAACATGAGAAACTCTTTGCTTCACAAGGCGGGCCTATTATTATTTCTCAG ATTGAAAATGAATACGGGAATGTTATTGGGTCGTATGGAAATGATGGAAAAGAATACGTTCAATGGTGTGCTAATTTGGCTCAATCTTACCAAACTGGTGGTCCCTGGGTTATGTGTCAACAATCGGATGCTCCATCCCCAATG aTTAATACTTGCAATGGATGGTATTGTGATCAATTCACCCCTAACAATCCCAGTAGTCCTAAAATGTGGACCGAGAATTGGACTGGCTG GTTCAAGGGTTGGGGTTTGCAAGATCCACACAGAACCACTGAAGACCTTGCTTATGCTGTTGCTCGATTTTTTCAATATGGTGGAACTTTTCAGAACTATTATATG TACCATGGTGGTACTAATTTCGGCCGTACATCAGGGGGTCCATACATTACCACATCATATGATTACGATGCACCATTAGATGAATAtg GTAATTTGAACCAACCAAAGTGGGGACATCTAAAGCAACTTCATTTGCTTCTAAAATCGATGGAGAAGGTTCTAACTCATGGTTCTGTGAGAAGTATTGAATATGGGAATAAGACCACa GCCACAATTTACAGTTATGATGGAAAATCAAGCTGTTTCTTTGGAAATGGAAATGCAGAAGAAGATGCAACAATCAACTTCGAGAACACCATTTACACTGTGCCAGCTTGGTCTGTCACCATCCTTCCTGATTGCTTTACTGAAGTCTACAACACTGCTAAG GTTAACAGCCAAACATCAGTAATGGTGAAGAAGGAAAATGCTGCAGATGATCTTGAAGAACCTTTCGGGTTGAAATGGCAATGGAGAGATGAGGGCTTTGAGCACAGCAATAAAAATGGCCTCATTGAAGATAGTCTAATGACTGTTGAACAACTCCTAGAGCAAAAGTCTGTCACAAACGATACCAGTGATTACCTTTGGTATATCACCAG TTTCAATGTCAAGAACACTGACCCAATTTTGGGCAAAGATACGACTCTTCAAGTGAAAACTGGTGGACATATAATTCATGCATTCGTCAATGGAAGACATGTTG GATCTCAACATGCTCAAAATGGAAAATACAACTTCACTTTTGAGAGTAAAATCAAATTGAACGTTGGGAGGAATGAAATAGTTTTGCTTAGTGTCACTGTTGGATTGGCT CATTATGGTCCAAACTTTGATTTGGTGCAAACTGGAATTTCTGGTCCGGTTAATATTGTcgggagagagagaattgatGATGACCTTGCCCAAAAATTGGGTGACGAGAAGTATATCATGCAGGAAGTAACCAAGGAATTGGCTTTCAACAAATGGACGTACAAGATTGGATTGCGCGGTGAACGACAACAACTCCATGATCCTCTCCACTCACATCGTTGGAGGTGGTTTGGAGATAATCTCCCAACAAACAAGATGTTTGTTTGGTACAAG ACAACCTTCAAGGCGCCGACGGGGAGTGATCCAGTTGCGGTGGATTTGATGGGGTTGGGGAAAGGACATGCATGGGTGAATGGCCACAGCATTGGGAGGTATTGGCCGAGTTACCTTGCAAGTGAAGATGGGTGTTCTCCAACGTGTGACTATCGTGGAGAATACTCTAATGGCAAATGCATGACTAATTGTGGGAAGCCTTCTCAACGATG GTACCATGTGCCTCGAGATTTTCTCAACGGTGATGACAACACATTGGTTGTGTTTGAGGAGTTTGGAGGAAACCCTTGGAATGTTAAGTTTCAGACAGTCACTGTCGGTTCAGCTTGTGCAAATGCTTATGAAGGAAACACCTTGGAATTGGCATGCCAAGGAGGAAATGTTATCTCCCAAATTAGATTTGCTAGCTTTGGTTCACCCAAAGGTGCTTGTGGGTCTTTCGGTGCTGGCAAGTGTGAGTCTCCTAGTGCTTTGTCGGCCATCCAAAAG GCCTGTATCGGCAAAGAAAGGTGTTCCATCGATGTCTCGGAAAGCTACCTTGGACCTACTGGTTGCAAAGAGACCAATAAACTAGCCATTGAAATTATCTGTTAG